A single region of the Halonatronomonas betaini genome encodes:
- a CDS encoding ATP-binding protein, with protein sequence MWRWNRLSLRQQLLIVFLVLQLVIVTFIFLYNQQHQKDFYISELEESLLKEANLLIDSGQILLESGLEINFEDFVEGLNINDSRRVTIIAEDGTVLYDSDFSAEEMEPHDTRPEVIELIEGDEEYGRAIRFSETIQESFLYIVSPIEFDGGNFGYLRVAQSLNSIEETLAENRINYLIFFGLILLVSTGVIFWISKSLTKSLADFNLKTQKISRGNFKENIKIEEGNKEIEELNNSFTKMAQILETKLNELDQEINKREAILKGMMDGVIAIDKNNKIIMFNPVAKKMLRITQEDLIGKKINHVIRQYQFIEMLEDDEKNGESQETFELKIQPGGRILRIHLTDLLDQNDNKTGTIITLTDLTELRRLEKVRQEFVANVSHELRTPLTSIIGYLETLVDDSDEISDELQDKFLKIIKNEADRLYLLVNDLLQLSKIEGESLDLKKGDLIAVLDNTFQRLQDKALEAKIKLVPDYPEELPEVKMIPEQIEQVIYNLVDNAIKYTPEDGEVIIRSSLSDNGEYVTVEVEDTGIGISRNDQKRIFERFYRVDKARSREKGGTGIGLSIVKHIVQNHGSNIEIESQPGKGSLFRFKLEIA encoded by the coding sequence TTGTGGCGCTGGAATAGATTAAGTTTAAGACAGCAATTATTAATAGTCTTCCTGGTACTCCAATTAGTAATTGTTACCTTTATCTTTCTTTATAATCAGCAGCATCAGAAGGATTTTTATATATCTGAATTAGAAGAAAGTTTATTAAAGGAAGCTAACCTATTAATTGATAGTGGACAGATTTTATTAGAAAGTGGCTTAGAGATTAATTTTGAAGATTTTGTTGAGGGTTTAAATATTAATGACAGCAGAAGAGTGACTATTATTGCTGAAGACGGTACTGTCTTATATGATTCAGATTTTAGTGCTGAAGAGATGGAGCCCCATGATACCAGGCCTGAGGTTATTGAGCTAATTGAAGGTGATGAAGAATATGGTAGGGCTATTAGATTTAGTGAAACAATCCAGGAATCTTTCTTATATATTGTTAGTCCTATAGAATTTGATGGGGGAAATTTTGGTTATTTGAGGGTTGCCCAGTCGCTAAACTCAATTGAAGAGACACTTGCTGAAAATAGAATTAATTATCTGATATTTTTTGGCCTTATATTACTTGTTAGTACAGGGGTTATATTCTGGATTTCTAAATCATTAACTAAATCTCTGGCAGACTTTAATTTAAAGACTCAAAAGATAAGCAGAGGTAATTTCAAAGAAAATATTAAAATAGAAGAGGGTAATAAAGAGATTGAAGAATTAAATAATAGTTTCACTAAAATGGCCCAGATATTAGAGACAAAGCTAAATGAACTAGATCAGGAAATAAATAAAAGAGAAGCTATTCTTAAAGGCATGATGGATGGTGTCATTGCAATTGATAAAAATAATAAAATAATTATGTTCAATCCTGTAGCTAAAAAGATGTTAAGGATTACTCAGGAAGATTTAATCGGGAAGAAAATTAATCATGTGATCAGGCAGTATCAGTTTATTGAGATGTTAGAGGATGATGAGAAAAATGGAGAATCTCAAGAAACATTTGAACTTAAAATTCAGCCTGGCGGTAGAATTTTAAGGATTCATTTAACAGATTTGCTGGATCAAAATGATAATAAGACCGGTACAATAATCACTTTAACTGATTTAACTGAACTGAGAAGGCTTGAAAAAGTCAGGCAGGAATTTGTTGCTAATGTCTCCCATGAATTGAGGACTCCACTGACATCTATAATTGGTTATCTGGAAACTTTAGTTGATGATTCAGATGAAATTTCAGATGAATTACAGGATAAATTTTTAAAGATAATTAAAAATGAAGCAGATAGACTTTATTTACTGGTTAATGATCTTTTACAGTTGTCTAAAATTGAAGGCGAAAGTTTAGATTTGAAAAAAGGAGATTTAATTGCTGTTTTAGATAATACTTTTCAAAGGTTACAGGATAAAGCTCTAGAAGCAAAAATTAAATTGGTTCCTGATTACCCGGAAGAGTTACCTGAAGTTAAGATGATTCCAGAACAGATAGAACAGGTGATTTATAATCTGGTCGATAATGCTATTAAATATACTCCAGAGGATGGAGAGGTTATTATTAGATCATCTTTGTCTGATAATGGAGAATATGTAACTGTTGAGGTTGAGGATACCGGGATTGGTATAAGTAGGAATGATCAAAAAAGGATCTTTGAACGGTTTTACAGGGTGGATAAGGCCAGGTCCAGGGAGAAAGGTGGAACTGGCATTGGACTTTCGATTGTAAAACATATAGTGCAGAATCATGGATCTAATATTGAGATAGAAAGTCAGCCCGGGAAAGGTTCATTATTTAGATTTAAACTGGAAATAGCATAA
- a CDS encoding Na/Pi cotransporter family protein, protein MDTSMLIGLLGGLGLFIYGMKQMSEGLQKFSGKRLRHLLASLTDSPIKGILVGTGVTAIIQSSSATTVMVIGFVNAGLLTLAQSIGVIMGANIGTTITAQLISFRLGDYAFHAIAIGVILFMFAKDKKMKYIGQFILGFGILFLGLNTMSDTMRPLRDSVAFANLMEQFAVYPVLGVLIGILVTIAVQSSTASFGILLGLVSVGAINYQVAIPIILGTNIGTTVTAGLSSLGANLTSKRTAAAHFIFNVLGSLVFLLFIYIIPGFLPWIENMMLQLFNIFGTERSTERMLANTHTVFNVINTALWFPFIGFIEKLLYKIVPGEDLTIKRGLSFVDERMLSTPGLALEQVKKEVLRMHDITKEMIDESMEGFKTGNTELADKVVRKEEIINEIEEDLLHFLTSLSREGLSEEDIRYRDFYIALIDSIESMADDADDLADLTYYISENKIKFSEEADKTIDDIIVFVDDLLEKTQQLIEEEDYDLIPKLLNGEKKMDSLQLEYRADHLERLKEGICDPTAGIIYLEAVEDIEHLTDSMADIAHIFMEH, encoded by the coding sequence TTGGATACTTCCATGTTGATAGGCCTTTTAGGAGGTCTTGGTTTATTCATATATGGTATGAAACAGATGAGTGAAGGCCTGCAGAAATTTTCAGGCAAGAGACTGCGCCATCTTCTGGCCTCACTCACTGATAGTCCAATAAAAGGAATTCTTGTTGGTACCGGGGTAACAGCTATAATTCAGAGCAGTAGTGCGACTACTGTTATGGTGATTGGTTTTGTCAATGCTGGCTTATTAACACTTGCCCAATCTATTGGTGTTATCATGGGGGCTAATATTGGTACTACCATAACTGCACAGCTGATTTCTTTTAGATTAGGAGATTATGCCTTTCATGCGATAGCTATTGGTGTAATTCTGTTTATGTTTGCTAAAGATAAGAAGATGAAATATATCGGGCAGTTTATCCTGGGTTTTGGAATTTTATTTCTTGGATTAAATACAATGAGCGACACAATGAGGCCTTTAAGGGATTCGGTGGCATTTGCTAATTTAATGGAACAGTTTGCTGTCTATCCTGTCTTAGGCGTATTAATTGGAATTCTTGTAACGATTGCAGTTCAGAGCAGTACAGCATCTTTTGGTATATTATTAGGTCTGGTTTCAGTTGGGGCAATAAATTATCAGGTTGCTATTCCGATTATTTTAGGTACTAATATTGGTACGACCGTTACTGCAGGGTTATCCAGCTTAGGGGCAAATCTTACCAGCAAGAGAACTGCAGCTGCGCATTTTATTTTTAATGTTCTAGGATCTCTGGTATTTTTATTATTTATTTATATAATCCCAGGATTTTTACCCTGGATAGAAAATATGATGTTGCAATTATTTAATATTTTTGGAACAGAAAGAAGTACTGAGCGGATGCTGGCAAATACCCATACTGTCTTTAATGTTATTAATACTGCTCTCTGGTTTCCATTTATCGGTTTTATTGAAAAACTACTATATAAAATTGTGCCAGGTGAAGATTTGACAATAAAAAGGGGATTATCCTTTGTTGATGAGAGGATGCTTTCTACACCAGGTCTTGCTTTAGAACAGGTAAAAAAAGAAGTTTTAAGAATGCATGATATAACAAAAGAGATGATAGATGAGTCGATGGAAGGTTTTAAAACAGGCAATACTGAACTTGCTGATAAGGTTGTAAGAAAAGAGGAGATAATTAATGAGATTGAAGAAGATCTTTTGCATTTCCTGACTTCTCTATCAAGAGAGGGCTTATCAGAAGAAGATATTCGTTACAGGGATTTTTACATAGCTTTAATTGATTCGATTGAGAGTATGGCTGATGATGCAGATGACCTGGCTGACTTAACTTATTATATTTCTGAAAATAAGATTAAATTCTCTGAAGAAGCTGATAAGACTATTGATGATATCATAGTTTTTGTAGATGATCTTCTGGAAAAAACTCAGCAGTTAATTGAAGAGGAAGATTATGATCTGATTCCAAAGTTATTAAATGGCGAAAAGAAAATGGATAGCCTGCAGTTAGAATACAGGGCAGACCATCTAGAGAGATTAAAAGAGGGGATCTGTGACCCAACTGCCGGGATTATTTATTTAGAGGCTGTTGAAGATATCGAGCATTTAACTGATTCCATGGCAGATATTGCCCATATATTTATGGAGCATTAA
- a CDS encoding response regulator transcription factor — MAERILAVDDEENIRELLKYNLEKEDYQVILASRGDQVFDILDKEDIDLIILDLMLPGIDGLSLCKEIKSDDKFNRLPIIMLTARTEEIDRVVGLEMGADDYVSKPFSMRELIARVKAVLRRTREFQGTVQEAEIISSGKLSINLTSHQAIFDDKVIELTPKEYELIKLLLQNPERFFTRDNLLNKIWGYDYYGDTRTVDVHIRRIRKKISPEIIKTIRGVGYKFVALE, encoded by the coding sequence GTGGCAGAAAGAATTCTTGCTGTTGATGATGAAGAAAATATCAGGGAATTACTAAAGTATAATTTAGAAAAAGAAGATTATCAGGTTATTCTGGCAAGTAGGGGAGACCAGGTATTTGATATTCTTGATAAAGAGGATATCGATTTGATAATTCTTGACTTAATGCTGCCAGGAATAGATGGCTTATCATTATGCAAGGAAATTAAATCAGATGATAAATTTAATCGACTTCCAATTATCATGCTGACTGCCAGGACTGAAGAGATTGATCGGGTAGTTGGGCTTGAGATGGGGGCAGATGATTATGTCAGTAAACCCTTTAGCATGAGAGAATTAATAGCGAGGGTTAAAGCTGTTTTAAGAAGGACCAGGGAATTCCAGGGGACTGTTCAAGAGGCTGAAATAATATCAAGTGGAAAACTTTCAATCAACTTAACATCTCATCAGGCTATCTTTGATGATAAAGTAATTGAATTAACTCCAAAAGAATATGAATTAATTAAGTTATTATTACAAAATCCTGAAAGATTTTTTACCAGGGATAATCTCTTAAATAAGATATGGGGTTATGATTATTACGGTGATACCAGGACTGTGGATGTCCATATCCGCAGAATCAGAAAGAAAATTAGCCCGGAAATTATTAAAACTATCAGAGGGGTAGGTTATAAATTTGTGGCGCTGGAATAG